One window from the genome of Balaenoptera musculus isolate JJ_BM4_2016_0621 chromosome 3, mBalMus1.pri.v3, whole genome shotgun sequence encodes:
- the LOC118892580 gene encoding LOW QUALITY PROTEIN: olfactory receptor 11L1 (The sequence of the model RefSeq protein was modified relative to this genomic sequence to represent the inferred CDS: substituted 1 base at 1 genomic stop codon): MESQNVSIVTEFQLLGFQNVLEWWTLLFAIFLSIYFLTVTGNIVIITVVSQDPXLHSPRYTFLKHLSFLEIWYTSTSVPLLLANLLSQGQAISFPDCIAQLYFFVFFGATKCFLLAMMAYDWYLAICSPLCYSSLMSPEICTKLVAISWLTGISTGFLPSLMISKLDFCGPNQINHFFCDLLPLMQPSCSNVYITEMVIFTLSTAVLCICFFLRLVSYVFIVSSILRIPSASGRVKTFAPCGSHLAVVTIYCGTTVSMYVCPNPHLSPEINKITSVFYPVVTPLLNPVIYSLRNKDFKDAVRKVVRRTCGIYGVRVKADFFIG, encoded by the coding sequence ATGGAGTCCCAAAATGTGTCCATTGTTACTGAGTTCCAGCTGCTAGGATTCCAGAATGTTCTTGAGTGGTGGACGTTGCTCTTTGCCATTTTCTTGTCCATCTACTTCCTCACAGTCACAGGGAATATTGTCATTATTACAGTGGTGAGCCAGGACCCGTGACTGCACTCACCTAGGTACACATTCCTCAAACACCTCTCCTTTCTGGAGATCTGGTATACATCCACAAGTGTGCCCCTTCTCCTAGCCAACCTGCTCTCCCAGGGCCAAGCCATCTCCTTCcctgactgtatagcacagctCTACTTCTTTGTGTTCTTCGGGGCTACCAAGTGCTTTCTTCTGGCCATGATGGCCTATGACTGGTATCTGGCCATCTGTAGCCCACTGTGCTACTCTTCCCTGATGAGTCCTGAGATCTGCACCAAGTTGGTGGCAATCTCCTGGTTGACAGGGATCAGCACAGGATTCCTGCCCTCCTTGATGATTTCCAAGTTGGATTTTTGTGGGCCCAACCAGATCAATCATTTCTTCTGTGACCTCCTTCCCCTCATGCAGCCCTCATGTTCCAATGTTTATATCACTGAGATGGTCATCTTTACCCTGTCAACTGCTGTGCTGtgcatttgcttttttcttagaCTTGTGTCCTATGTTTTTATTGTGTCCTCCATATTGAGAATTCCTTCAGCCTCTGGCCGAGTGAAGACCTTTGCCCCATGTGGCTCCCATTTGGCTGTTGTCACTATCTACTGTGGAACCACGGTCTCCATGTATGTTTGCCCCAATCCCCACCTGTCACCAGAAATCAACAAGATTACTTCTGTCTTCTATCCTGTGGTCACCCCACTGCTGAACCCTGTTATCTACAGCTTGAGAAACAAAGACTTCAAAGACGCTGTTAGAAAAGTTGTGAGAAGGACTTGTGGCATCTATGGAGTAAGAGTGAAGGCAGATTTCTTTATTGGATAA